A DNA window from Acidobacteriota bacterium contains the following coding sequences:
- a CDS encoding NAD(P)-binding domain-containing protein — protein MSKIGVLGSGSWGTALAAQFARCGHEVVL, from the coding sequence ATGAGCAAGATCGGAGTGCTGGGTTCCGGATCCTGGGGCACCGCCCTGGCAGCCCAATTTGCCCGTTGTGGGCACGAGGTGGTGCTGTG